One window of the Trifolium pratense cultivar HEN17-A07 linkage group LG2, ARS_RC_1.1, whole genome shotgun sequence genome contains the following:
- the LOC123910934 gene encoding 60S ribosomal protein L30 — MVAAKKTKKTHESINNRLALVMKSGKYTLGYKTVLKSLRSSKGKLIIIANNCPPLRKSEIEYYAMLAKVGVHHYNGNNVDLGTACGKYYRVCCLSIIDPGDSDIIKSIPGEQ; from the exons ATGGTTGCCGCAAAGAAAACC AAGAAGACCCATGAGTCTATTAACAACAGACTCGCTCTTGTGATGAAGAGTGGGAAGTATACTTTGGGGTATAAAACTGTTCTCAAATCTCTCAGAAGCTCCAAAG GAAAATTGATTATCATTGCTAACAATTGCCCACCATTGAGGAAGTCCGAAATTGAATACTATGCTATGTTGGCTAAGGTTGGAGTTCATCACTACAACGGAA ACAATGTGGATCTCGGCACTGCTTGCGGAAAGTACTACAGAGTGTGCTGTCTCAGTATCATCGATCCTG GTGATTCTGATATCATCAAGAGCATACCTGGCGAGCAGTAG
- the LOC123910935 gene encoding RHOMBOID-like protein 9, chloroplastic, with protein sequence MAAFSICYRTPYKKTCIVLGRDSLHKAATKFRVHCSSESSSVEKKLRSLDSYFGKLQHNTKLPDSNASNEVLKVHQRNDQDESTHELESLDEYLGKLNNGINQESLVASYIENHMDESLAPKHSLSQDTQRTNFRKPSTYVNIRRLKGSSGSISAIDSQQQNDTSSLYLIGILASVNIGVFLFEIASPIRSDNLELFSLPQLYGAKINDLIMVGEWWRLITPMFLHAGIFHIALSCWALVSFGPQVCKGYGSFTFFLIYILGGVSGNLASFLHTPDPTVGGTGPVFAIIGAWLMYQIQNRDVANDDSDNLFKKAMIITALGFILCNLGPIDEWSHSGAAFTGMAYSFLISPTLQLDDTSPGTGEERLKLVTKYGSFKSLIIFSIFIVGLSSLLFFMDPLSMP encoded by the exons ATGGCTGCATTTTCGATATGTTACAGAACACCGTACAAGAAAACATGCATAGTTCTTGGCAGAGATTCTTTGCACAAGGCCGCGACAAAATTTCGTGTTCATTGTTCGTCAGAGTCTAGTTCTGTTGAGAAGAAACTAAGATCTTTAGATTCTTATTTTGGTAAACTCCAACATAATACAAAGTTACCTGATTCTAATGCATCAAATGAGGTGTTAAAGGTGCACCAAAGAAATGATCAAGATGAATCAACACATGAACTTGAGTCTCTTGATGAGTATCTTGGAAAACTAAATAATG GCATAAACCAAGAGTCTCTTGTGGCATCTTATATTGAAAATCATATGGATGAAAGTTTAGCTCCAAAACACAGTCTTAGCCAAGATACTCAAAGAACAAATTTTAGGAAACCAAGTACTTATGTGAATATAAGAAGATTAAAAGGTTCAAGTGGTTCAATATCTGCTATAGATTCACAACAGCAAAATGATACATCCAGTCTTTACCTCAT TGGTATATTGGCATCAGTAAACATTGGAGTGTTTCTATTTGAAATTGCAAGTCCTATAAGGAGTGATAACTTAGAGCTGTTTTCACTTCCGCAACTATATGGCGCAAAGATAAATGATTTGATCATGGTTGGAGAATGGTGGAGGCTTATAACACCAATGTTTCTG CATGCAGGAATATTTCACATTGCTCTAAGTTGTTGGGCCCTTGTATCATTTGGGCCTCAAGTTTGCAAAGGCTACGGTTCATTTACATTTTTCTTGATCTACATATTGGGTGGAGTTTCCGGCAACTTGGCAAGTTTTTTACATACACCAGATCCAACTGTTGGCGGGACC GGACCTGTATTTGCAATAATTGGTGCTTGGCTCATGTACCAAATTCAAAATAGAGATGTTGCAAATGATGATTCTGACAATCTATTCAAGAAGGCAATGATTATTACAGCTCTTGGTTTCATATTATGCAATCTTGGCCCAATTGATGAGTG GTCACACTCGGGCGCAGCTTTTACTGGAATGGCATATAGCTTTCTAATTAGTCCAACTCTTCAGTTGGATGATACATCACCTGGGACCGGCGAAGAAAGACTcaaacttgttacaaaatacgGTTCTTTCAAATCACTAATTATATTCTCCATATTCATCGTTGGTTTAAgttcattacttttttttatggatCCCCTCTCAATGCCTTAG